One window of the Cryptomeria japonica chromosome 7, Sugi_1.0, whole genome shotgun sequence genome contains the following:
- the LOC131856698 gene encoding mavicyanin-like, which produces MGCFIEQHVVGDDRGWDPASDFKGWASRKIFYVGDNLWFAYASSQQSVLELKSREEFENCDVSNLVKLYDGGLDAVSLIEMGDRYITSGNVEDCQHGMKVHINVLSDGLDNGQSDNFDVVLDGLDNVAKDLGLDLLSDGMEHYIAASTGDDLMEEGAIKEVIIEGPTSS; this is translated from the exons ATGGGGTGTTTCATAGAACAGCATGTGGTGGGGGATGACAGAGGATGGGATCCTGCCTCAGATTTCAAAGGATGGGCTTCCCGCAAGATCTTCTATGTTGGAGATAATCTCT GGTTCGCTTATGCTTCCTCTCAACAAAGCGTATTGGAGCTGAAGAGTCGAGAAGAGTTTGAGAATTGTGATGTGAGCAATCTAGTCAAGCTATATGATGGAGGGCTTGATGCAGTCTCACTCATTGAAATGGGTGATAGATATATTACCAGTGGAAATGTAGAAGACTGTCAACATGGAATGAAAGTGCACATTAATGTTTTATCTGATGGACTCGACAATGGCCAATCTGACAATTTTGATGTAGTTTTAGATGGGCTTGACAATGTGGCCAAAGATTTGGGTTTAGATTTATTATCAGATGGAATGGAGCATTATATTGCTGCTTCTACTGGTGATGATTTGATGGAGGAGGGGGCAATAAAGGAGGTAATTATTGAAGGGCCCACATCATCATGA